The sequence below is a genomic window from Lolium perenne isolate Kyuss_39 chromosome 7, Kyuss_2.0, whole genome shotgun sequence.
atagaggccgaattcgactatatttcgaattcggctaggggaattcaacTGCTAATTTAAAAACACGGcgttctacatgccgaaatggcggtagaacaccgtgtagtcgccgccgtcgtcgtcgacccgcggcggcgcggcctggctgctgctgccctggccggcgtctctCCACCGAggcggggatggcttgtaccattcgtcgtcCGACGCTTCGAGGTCGACGGAGGAAGTACGAATTCCAccgcgtgtagttgtcggggtggtggcgcgggtcggcgcgctcCTCGTCCGTCATTGTGAgccgcgcctcctcgatggcggcgtcgAGGGCGTCaccccgaggcggcggcgggattggcacgccGCCACGGCTAAGcctccacccgccgccgggaggcctcgtgttcggcgggcaggggtaccccgcctggtggaggaggtggcccTCCCACtggtggagcgaccggcgggggaagccattggcggcggcgccgtcgtcgtcggagaACGCCATCGTCGTCGGAGAACGCCATCGTTGGAGGTGGAGGAAGAGTGGAGCAGGGGAGGGAGAATGGAGGAAGAGTGGAGCAGTGGCGTCGCGGCGAGCGGAGTGGCTTTAAATAGGCGCGGCGGGCGCGGCGGGGCGGCGGCGATTAATGACGcgtggaagacgatgcgtgcgcggaagccgatgcgacggcattaactcgccgcgtggatgctacgcggccggcgaatgctgaccggcggcaggcttttacagcgcgcggaagacgatgcgatgaggacgacgatcggtgtctctcgctgacaagttggggccaccatacgcgcgggaagtttcctcgccgtttcgcgcgcttttgtttcgtccggagtccccgagagctccccggggggccggggatggcctgggatcgccggatgaatttaggcccaaatccggacgaaaacgaggaaccggggacgcgactggacCAAATTTCGCCGTCCGAATGGAAAAAACATCGTTGGAGCCTCgttggggagacgagtggagatgctcttagggacgCTTCTCAGCTGTTCAGCTAGAGGTTATCCCAGTCATGCCGCCGGCTCAGCCCGTGAACAAATACTGGGCCTCTTCTCTGTACTCGCCAGACTCAGCTGTAAACAAACCAGCGGCCCTCCCATATGAGGCTTTATGGACTTAAGTTCTGCACTCGTTGTTGCTGCATGCACCAGTGTGCAGCTCTGGCCCAATATGTGGTTCCCGTGTGTTTCGTTTTTTCCTTACCTTTTTTATTTCTCTTTCTTGGTATATATTTTTCTTCTTCTACCAAGCCCACTGAACTGCTGGAGTGTCACCAAAAAAGAATTTGGAGAATCGCAAACTAAATCTTAAGTGCTTTTTGTTTATATATGTGAAAAAATGAGGTTATTCTTGTGCAAAAACTCGAGATATTTCCCCTTACAAACTTGTAGTCTTTTACAATGGCAAACACACAAAATTATGTTGGATGTTGTGGTGAATTCCTCGTGCAAGTTTTAGGTTCATCACTTCATCATCTTCTTGCTTCGAATGCTTCATAATCAAATTGCCATGCCAAGATCATATATAATAATATTTTCAGATCCAATTGTCCGCTTCAAGTTGTGGTGTGATGTTATTTGGACTTAATTACATTTCTAAAGCAAGCTTGTGGTTGTTACATAAGTGGATTACATCAATTCAGATTTTCCGACAGGTTTTTGAACAAAATTTCTACACTATATACATGGTGGTATCGCTTTGCTTGATTTAACTCTAAGTATCACCTTTTTCTTTTGCAGGGAACACTAAGTATCGATTTGAAAATACAACTTGTGATATGTGTCATAAACAATATACTGGCATATGAGTTTTTCCAAAAGTCAAACAACGTAGATTTTGACTATGTTTTTCGAAAACAAAATGACCTTCCGGAATACCAAATCAGTAACGTTACATAGTTCATGGAATACTTTTTCATGTGATATCAAGATGGTATTTTAGTTGTTGGTAGTTTTTTTTAagaagttggtcaaacttaatatTATCTGAGTTGTGGAAAAAATTATAACCTTAATATGCTTCCGTGCCTTGTGTTTTTTTTTAACCAAAATGATGGTTAAACTGAACCTAAATATGCCTGTGCGCCATGTGTTTTGACAAAATTGGTggccaaacttctatatctttgaccaaatttatagaaaattataaacatccaaaataataaataaataaaacatgaaaatatttCATGAAAAATCTATTGTACTGATTGCAGTTGCAGATATAGTTTTCTAACAACTTGATCAAAGATAGTCAAGTTCAAAAAACCAATACTCCTTGTATATAAAAGAACAGAAGGATTATTATCTTCAGGTTTAATATTCTTAGAGTGTACAATACAATTGTTTTCATAAATCACAATTACCTCGCTAATTTGTGTTCAAAATTTTAACAATACCCATCTAATTACGGTAATATAATATTGAGATTACAGAGCTTACTGAAATGTACTAGCGGGGACACCGAAATAGTCAACAGATAAGAATACGAATATGAGAGCGTTGTTGCTAGGCTGAACACGCGCCTCCCGTCGTCCGCCGAACAAAGGAGCCAGCTTTCCGATTCCACTCCACAGTTGTCCAACCAGCCAGCCTGCACCGCCACCGCTCCGCCGGCCATGGCCTTGGCGACGCCGCTCCGCCACCTCATCGCCGGCCAACCCGCAGCTCCGGAGTCCACCGGAGCGCCGGCGTCCCTCACTGCGCAACGCGCCTTCCTCCCCCACCACCGCGGCCGCCTGCACGCCAGGTTCACCGCGTCGCCGTCCGCTGGGACAACCAGGGTCGTGgccacggcggcggcgggcgcggcggGGCGGCCGACGGTGCTGGTGACGGAGAAGCTGGGCGCCGCGGGGCTGGAGCTGCTGCGGTCGTTCGCGAACGTGGACTGCGCGTACGAGCTCACGGCCGAGGAGCTCCGCGCCAAGGTGTCGCTGGTGGACGCGCTGGTGGTGCGCAGCGCCACGCGGGTGTCGCGGGAGGTCTTCGAGGCGGCGCGCGGGCGGCTCCGCGTCGTCGGCCGCGCCGGCGTGGGCATCGACAACGTCGACCTGCAGGCCGCCACCGAGGCCGGCTGCCTCGTCGTCAACGCCCCCACCGCTaacaccgtcgccgccgccgagcaCGCCGTCGCGCTCCTCGCCGCCATGGCGCGCAATGTCGCCCAGGCCGACGCCTCGCTCAAGGCTGGTACGTAGTACGCCTCTCGTTTGTCTCCGAACAAATGCCGTGCACCACTGGTCTGCGTAAACGGATAAGCCGATAAGGTGGATTTGTGGAAGCAATTCGGTTGATCACAAAATGTTATTTTGATTTCTCATCGACGCACATTGTTGACGAAATTCATTTAGCACAACCCATCTGTATGTTAACTTTTTAGTTTGGATATATGTTCTGTTCTGAGCAGTTGATTTTCAGCACAGAATGTAGTGAGCAGTCATGTGCTCTCAAAATTTACCAACATTTGACCCTGTATTGTGCTGCACCTAATAGTAGTTTTCTTTGCTGTTAAACTACTGAATAGTATATGATTGCCACAGCTTCAGTTCTTGATCATCGCCACCTAGATTTCTGGTAAACGATGTTGCTTTAGTACATTGAAATTCTAGACGAAACCGCGTGACGCATTCTGAACACGAAATCAGTGTTGGGTTCAGAAATTTATCAACATGGCAAGGTTGCATAGAAACTCTTTGCTGATGAGAAATGCTAAATAGCAGTGGCGATACTCGTGCTGCACATCCTATACATGTACTGATATAGTGTCGTGATTTGCTCTGTGCATATTCAGGAAAATGGCAGCGTAGCAAATATGTCGGCGTTTCCTTGGTGGGGAAGACACTGGCTATCATGGGCTTTGGAAAGGTTGGCTCAGAAGTGGCTCGCCGTGCGAAAGGACTTGGAATGGATGTTATTGCTCATGACCCATATGCTCCTGTTGATAGAGCCCGGGCGATCGGTGTAGATCTTGTATCGTTTGATGAGGCCATCTCTACTGCAGACTTCATATCACTTCATATGCCTCTTACACCATCAACAACAAAACTTTTCGATGACGAGACTTTTGCAAAAATGACAAAAGGAGTTAGGATTATTAATGTTGCAAGGGGTGGAGtagttgatgaagaagctttgctAAGAGCACTTGATAATGGGACTGTTGCACAGGTAGTCCTTTTTTCATGGCCATTCATCAAATGTTGATACTGCATATTGCTGTCAAATAGTTATCATTACCTAGATTCTTCTTATATTACTATTATTATTCTTTATAGTGTGTTATTTAGCATCAACGGTACACATTTCATATCTTTTGCTCCAAGAAGTTCCCATTGGTCCTTTTTCCTGACTGCTTTGTGATCTGAGTCAGGCAGCACTTGATGTGTTCTTTGAAGAGCCACCACCAAAAGACAGCAAGTTAGTACACCATGAAAATGTCACTGTGACGCCGCACCTTGGAGCTAGCACTATGGAAGCACAGGTTTGCTGTTTGTTCTGCAACGTTTCTTTGTACGTACCTCATCTGACTAGCTTATTCTTTTAACTCTGCTTGCTGTTCGTCTACAGGAAGGTGTAGCCATTGAAATTGCAGAGGCTGTTATTGGCGCGTTGAAAGGTGAACTGGCTGCTACTGCTGTTAATGCCCCAATGGTCCTTGCCGAGGTTCTTCCATTGCCAAGGACTAGATATTATGTTTACATCATAATGCACAATCTGCTTGTGTTTGAACAACTAATCTGTACCTTCAGGTTTTATCCGAGTTATCCCCATATATTGTCCTTGCTGAGAAGCTGGGCCGGCTTGCTGTGCAACTTGTGGCTGGTGGAAGTGGGATTAAGGGAGTCAAGGTTGTCTACTCATCAGCTAGGGACCCAGATGACTTGGACACAAGGATTCTCCGAGCCATGATTACCAAAGGCATCGTTGAACCCATTTCAAGTGCATTTGTTAACATTGTCAATGCTGACTACGTCGCCAAGCAAAGAGGGCTTCGCATAATCGAGGAGAGAATTCTCCTTGATGGTTCTCCTGAGGTGCCTATAAACTCTATCCAGGTCCAACTTGCCAATGTAGAGTCCAAGTTTGCGGGCGCGCTATCTGATGAAGGTGATATCAGAGTGGAAGGGAAGGTTAAGGATGGCACGCCGCATCTCACGCTCGTTGGGCCTTTCAGTGTTGACGTTAGTCTTGAGGGTAACCTAATACTGTGCCGCCAAGTCGACCAGCCGGGAATCATCGGCAAGGTGGGTTCCATTCTGGGGAAGATGAATTTAAATGTGAATTTTATGAGCGTTGGAAGGATTGCTCCAGGAAAGCAGGCCATAATGGCCATTGGGATTGATGAGGAGCCTGAGAAGGAGGCTCTCAAGTTGATTGGAGAGACGCCATCAGTACAGGAGTTTGTCTTCCTTAAGCTTTAGAGCAAGGAGGTATTATTTTTTTCTATGTAACATCTGCTATATTGGCATGCTAGATATTTTGCAAGTTTGTCTAGTTTTTGTGTAGGGTAACATTTTTTAGTCTATCGAGACAAGCCACTCGTAGATATATCAGTAAGCGCAAAGTGTGAGTACTTACTGTCTCACTTCTCTATTTTTTAAAAAGATCCAcctatctattaataatcatcaaaaaCAATACAAAGGAACCCAGAAATAATTAGGGATATTATATAACTGAAACAAAAGAAAGCTCTCTCAAGCCCACAACATTTTGGCCGTCGGATCTATCTTCACTTCTATTCATCAGTCCCAGGCTGGGCCAGATGTCCCTAGGGTCTAATCGGCCCACTATGGTTAACCGGGCCTGAAAACTCAGTAAATCCCCATTTAAATGTGTGGAAACCAATCCACACACCAACCCATTTATTTGAGATTTCCTAAACATTCTATCTAACACATCCTCCAGCAGCATTAAAATACAAAAGGGGAAATGGGGTCACCTTGCCTAAGCCGTTTGTGTGTACCAAAATTCTTCCGCAAAGAAGTATTTATTTTAACACTTAGGGTCCCTCCCATTATAACGTGTTTCATCCATCGACACCAAGTGGAATTGAAACCACTTAAATTCAAATAGTTGAGAAGGAAAGCCAATTAACTTTGTCATAAGCCTTTTTAAAGTCAATTTTAAATATCACACCTtgttgtttatttatttattctggaCTCATGAAGAATCTCATGTAAAGACATAATACATTCATGATATTCCTTCCTTTTATAAAAGCATTCTGGCAAGTCAAATCCGTCTTATCTATAGCTGGATCAAAACAAATTGATAGTACCTtggtatttttttaaaaaaaactacATTCAATGAACAAATAGGCCTAAACATCTGAATAGAGTCAACACTTCTTTTCTTGCGAAGAAGAGTAATAACACCAAAAAAATATAGATAAATCTAACTGTCCACTATGAAACTCTTGAAACAAAGAGACTAAATCCATCTTAATAATTTCCCAACATTTctaaaaacatttttttttcttttcttcccATTAGCCACTCTATGTAAGAATTTTGTAGTATTGTTATCTCCCTTTAACAACCCATTTTCACTTTATCTACTATATTAGAAAAGCTCATCTGCTTCATATATACACATTAACTATTTTTGTAAAGTGGTCCTTGTAATCATATCATCCCGAGACACAAACTGAATTTCTTCAAGAATCTCTATATCTTGCAGTTGGGATAggatttctttctttcttttaaaGTAATTTCCACTCAGATTAATGCCCCATCCTTCTAAAGACTTTAATCATTTTTAAGCTTTAAAATAAAGCAACTTAGCTCATATTTTCATGTCACTGGTAGCAACCAAGATTTTTTAACCCTATCCGAAAAATCATCTTCTTTTTCAAAAAAAGCTCATTTCTAAAGGTATATGATGCCTTAACATGTTCAGCATTCAAACTAAAAATTAAAGGATTGTGATCTGACCGATCTCGCCTAACTTTGCAACATAACCAAAGGAAACAAACTTTCCCAGTTTTTCGACACCAAAATTCTATCTAGTTTTTCTAGAGTAGGATCTTTTCTATTATTTGACCAGGTAAAAATCCGTCCAGTCATTACCAACCAACAACACCAAGTTATGGCAACATTCTACCATTTTTAGATCCACCTTTCTTTACTCCTTTTTTATTTATTATTTTCCAGTCTAAATACACTATTTCAAGAGCCATTCTTTTCTCAGCATCTGCATCAGAACCTTTTTTTTTTGCGTTTTGTTTAAAGTACTCCTAGCTTCTAAAATTTTTAGAACACATTTTTTCTCAAGATTATACTCATAAAGTTTCACTCCCATTTCAAAAGCTTTATTAGCAAAATCTTCACCATCAATATCAATGGCCCACCTCTGCAAGGCGAGCCGAGGGCTTCAGCTGCATGCGCTGGTATGCGGTGCTGTCAGCCGGTGACAGGGGGTGCTACAATTGTACTTTCTTGCTACGGGTTTCTGGCGGTGTCTCAGATGACGTCCTACTTTTGCTATAACAGTGTTACAATAGTATTTTTTTTGCTACAATTGTTTTGCTCTGTTGCTACTTTAGTACAAAAATCTTGTTGTAGAGGCTCCGGCGTGATCTCCGTCGATGTCACCGGCGAGTTTggttttgctacaatagcataAATTTTTGGTACGACGTCTGCGGCGTAGTCTCAGGTGAGGCCCATGTTCGATGGGTTGTATCTTTCTATTTTTAGTCGGACCATTTATTGCTACACTGAAACAAAAGCGAGAAACTTTTTGCTACAATGAAGCAAAAGTGGGATTTAAACGAAAAAGTTGACACATGTGAGCATGGGAACCGGGGCTGGGAAATCAAATCTCTCGGGGACGCCCAATACTGTCCTACAGTTAACCCTTAACTAAGATAATTCAGATTAGTGATTAGAATGACATTAAAAATGGCCATGATGTTAAAAATGGCCATGATATATATTTTTGGCATAGAAAAACCACAGTACTTGCTTCTTCTATAAGAATTGGAAACAGACAAAATGCAAACGACGCTGGTGAATTTGGTGAAATAATATGCTATGGCTTGAAAAAAAATCTTACACTATTACAATAACTCGCTTCTGTGTATAGTAACATAATTTGTTATTGTTTCCAGCTCGAAATTGTTCATTTACTTACCATTTTTAATGTATCTTTGTCTACATATATATGTTTGAAGCTTACATATATATTTTTCATGACGCTTCTATATTGATATTTTAACATGATCCAACAATTAGCAAGATTCCACCTCACCCAGTATGATCCTCTTACCAATAAGCAAAAGAAAATTTGAATGATCATAGATCCACCACAACATGAATAACAAAGATGCAGACTTTGCTGGATATATGCAATAATGTCCGCCAGTTTTCTTTGATCCCATATATTCGTACTTTATTAACTTTGATAATTATCCTGATAAATGGTACTAATGCACTGCTATATGAAGGAATGAAAATACTTGGAATATTAACTGTCAGATCTTATGACTCAGCAAATTCATTATTACCCACGTCATTGTTTTGAGTATATCTTATCTGGTCCCAATAGAAATCTTATCACATCGTCAAGATTTGCCAAGATGTTAATTAATGGCAGGGACTGATTCATGGGCACTATCCGCCATCATCGTCATCGATCGTGTAGGTTGTGTCGGCGTGGCTTTACCAATGGCATCGTTGATCACTCTCTCACTGCTACCAATTCTCTTGTTCACCATCCTCTCTCCTACACCTACACTCT
It includes:
- the LOC127311701 gene encoding D-3-phosphoglycerate dehydrogenase 1, chloroplastic, whose product is MALATPLRHLIAGQPAAPESTGAPASLTAQRAFLPHHRGRLHARFTASPSAGTTRVVATAAAGAAGRPTVLVTEKLGAAGLELLRSFANVDCAYELTAEELRAKVSLVDALVVRSATRVSREVFEAARGRLRVVGRAGVGIDNVDLQAATEAGCLVVNAPTANTVAAAEHAVALLAAMARNVAQADASLKAGKWQRSKYVGVSLVGKTLAIMGFGKVGSEVARRAKGLGMDVIAHDPYAPVDRARAIGVDLVSFDEAISTADFISLHMPLTPSTTKLFDDETFAKMTKGVRIINVARGGVVDEEALLRALDNGTVAQAALDVFFEEPPPKDSKLVHHENVTVTPHLGASTMEAQEGVAIEIAEAVIGALKGELAATAVNAPMVLAEVLSELSPYIVLAEKLGRLAVQLVAGGSGIKGVKVVYSSARDPDDLDTRILRAMITKGIVEPISSAFVNIVNADYVAKQRGLRIIEERILLDGSPEVPINSIQVQLANVESKFAGALSDEGDIRVEGKVKDGTPHLTLVGPFSVDVSLEGNLILCRQVDQPGIIGKVGSILGKMNLNVNFMSVGRIAPGKQAIMAIGIDEEPEKEALKLIGETPSVQEFVFLKL